A region of the bacterium genome:
CTCTCGGGCATATGAATCCTGACGCGGATTCGGTATTAGCGGCAATATTAATTTCTCGCTTTGCTGAAAATATTTTTGGTTTTAGCGTTGAGCCGCGAATTGCAGGCGATATCAACAATGAAACAAAATATATTTTAGATCTTCTAAAGATTGAAAAGCCGGTTATGATAGAAAAAATTACCGATGAAAACGTAGTATTGGTTGATACCACAGAGCCTGCCCAAATTTTACCCGGTTTAACTGATGCGAATTTGGCGGCAATTGTCGATCATCATAATCTTGGCGGGTTGAAATCCGGGAAACCGATTTTGGCGCGCATTGAACCTGTCGGTTGCACAGCCACGGTAATTTACAAGATCTTAAAAGAAAAAGGCGTTAAAATAGATAAAACATCGGCGATCATGATGATCGCTTCCATAATTTCCGATACATTGAATTTGACTTCCCCGACCACTTCTTCTGACGATAAAAAAATATTCGAAGAACTGA
Encoded here:
- a CDS encoding manganese-dependent inorganic pyrophosphatase: MQNKTISLGHMNPDADSVLAAILISRFAENIFGFSVEPRIAGDINNETKYILDLLKIEKPVMIEKITDENVVLVDTTEPAQILPGLTDANLAAIVDHHNLGGLKSGKPILARIEPVGCTATVIYKILKEKGVKIDKTSAIMMIASIISDTLNLTSPTTSSDDKKIFEELNKTAKLDLEKFVKAQFAAKSSLGGIATSEIVSKDYKNFEMGKSKVGIGVWETTDTQSVSSKKSELMAALAAKKSVEKLDYVFFLIVDILKENSIMYILSDAEKNLAEKVFGAKAENNEIFLKGVVSRKKQVVPPLTGELSR